In Xyrauchen texanus isolate HMW12.3.18 chromosome 35, RBS_HiC_50CHRs, whole genome shotgun sequence, one DNA window encodes the following:
- the LOC127629221 gene encoding small integral membrane protein 29-like gives MNSTTQPPHIINGDAAVSYVLVPFFLITVIGIIAAVVMYIRRKRRIDRLRHQLLPVYTYDPTEELNEAEQEIIWKEEDTKVVKGWMRTYQQRRPLLSKDPDA, from the exons ATGAACAGCACCACACAGCCCCCTCACATTATCAATGGAGATGCGGCCGTTAGCTATGTGCTCGTCCCGTTCTTCCTCATTACTGTGATCGGGATTATTGCTGCAGTG GTGATGTACATAAGAAGAAAGCGAAG GATTGATAGACTGCGGCATCAGTTGCTGCCGGTCTACACATATGACCCAACTGAAGAGCTGAATGAGGCGGAGCAGGAAATTATTTGGAAAGAGGAAGACACGAAG GTGGTAAAGGGTTGGATGAGGACATATCAACAGCGGCGACCCTTACTATCAAAGGATCCTGATGCATAA